One genomic window of Camelina sativa cultivar DH55 chromosome 5, Cs, whole genome shotgun sequence includes the following:
- the LOC104786428 gene encoding probable poly(ADP-ribose) glycohydrolase 2 isoform X1 — MSRGPSDSMVNSGEALALHITNMRKSLSLNANDLTPYALQGYALFFDKKISREESANFFGAVVPALCGLLLQLPSMLEKHYQKADHALDGIPSGLRLLGLQEAGIVLLSQELIAALLACSFFCLFPEVDRRLKNLQGINFDALFSFPYMRQCTKQENKIKCLIHYFRRICRCMPTGFVSFERKVLPLEYHSHFVSYPEADSWANSATPLCSIEVHTSGAIEDQPGEALEVDFADEYFGGLTLSYDTLQEEIRFVINPELIAGMIFLPRMDANEAIEIVGVERFSCYTGYGPSFQYAGDYTDKKDLDTFKRRKTRVIAIDAMPGPGMGQYKLDALIREVNKAFSGYVHQCKYKIDGSLMADTNNTQLEASSSRHVPRTSDSANQVVESSQRWCIDHEEKKIGVATGNWGCGVFGGDPELKVMLQWLAISQSGRPFMSYYTFGLQALQNLNQGIERITLEEMTVGDLWKKLVEYSSERLSRKTWFGFFSWLITSLST, encoded by the exons ATGTCTAGAGGACCGAGTGATTCAATGGTTAACTCGGGAGAGGCTCTTGCCTTGCATATCACGAATATGCGGAAATCCCTCTCCTTGAATGCTAATGATCTCACACCTTACGCTTTACAAGGGTACGCTCTTTTCTTTGACAAG AAAATTTCCAGAGAAGAGTCGGCCAACTTTTTTGGTGCGGTGGTGCCTGCATTGTGTGGATTACTTCTCCAATTACCTTCCATGTTAGAAAAACATTATCAGAAGGCAGATCATGCTCTTGATGGTATTCCGTCCGGGCTTCGTCTATTAGGCCTTCAAGAAGCTGGAATTGTGTTACTTAGCCAG GAATTGATTGCGGCTCTTCTTGCATGttcattcttttgtttgttcCCTGAAGTTGATAGACGCTTAAAGAATCTTCAAGGAATCAACTTTGATGCATTGTTTTC GTTTCCATATATGCGTCAATGCACGAAGCAAGAAAACAAGATAAAGTGCCTTATCCATTACTTTAGAAGAATATGTCGATGTATGCCTACCGGCTTTGTTTCATTTGAGAGAAAAGTTCTTCCGCTGGAATACCATTCCCACTTCGTTTCTTATCCTGAGGCTGATTCATGGGCTAATTCTGCCACCCCACTTTGCTCCATTGAG GTTCACACCTCGGGAGCTATAGAAGATCAACCAGGTGAAGCTCTTGAAGTGGATTTTGCAGATGAGTATTTTGGAGGACTTACTCTGAGTTATGATACTCTACAG GAAGAAATAAGGTTTGTGATCAACCCAGAACTTATCGCCGGCATGATCTTTTTGCCTCGTATGGATGCAAATGAAGCAATTGAAATTGTTGGGGTTGAAAGATTTTCGTGTTATACTGG GTATGGACCTTCGTTCCAATATGCTGGCGATTACACAGACAAGAAGGATTTAGACACTTTCAAGAGGCGAAAAACGAGAGTCATAGCTATAGATGCCATGCCTGGCCCAGGAATGGGACAGTACAAACTTGATGCCCTCATTAG agaggTTAACAAAGCCTTTAGCGGATACGTGCATCAATGCAAATATAAAATTGATGGATCTCTTATGGCAGACACTAACAATACTCAGCTTGAAGCATCATCTTCT AGGCACGTTCCTCGTACATCAGATTCGGCGAACCAAGTTGTAGAAAGCTCTCAGAGATGGTGTATCGAtcatgaagagaagaagattggtgTAGCTACAGGGAACTGGGGATGCGGTGTGTTTGGAGGTGATCCAGAACTAAAGGTCATGCTTCAGTGGCTTGCCATTTCACAG TCGGGAAGGCCCTTCATGTCATACTACACATTTGGCCTCCAAGCCCTGCAAAATCTCAATCAG GGGATCGAAAGGATCACTTTGGAAGAAATGACTGTAGGAGACCTATGGAAAAAGCTAGTTGAGTATTCTTCAGAAAGGCTCAGCAGAAAAACATGGTTTGGCTTCTTCTCGTGGCTCATAACCTCACTGTCTACCTAG
- the LOC104786428 gene encoding probable poly(ADP-ribose) glycohydrolase 2 isoform X2 translates to MLEKHYQKADHALDGIPSGLRLLGLQEAGIVLLSQELIAALLACSFFCLFPEVDRRLKNLQGINFDALFSFPYMRQCTKQENKIKCLIHYFRRICRCMPTGFVSFERKVLPLEYHSHFVSYPEADSWANSATPLCSIEVHTSGAIEDQPGEALEVDFADEYFGGLTLSYDTLQEEIRFVINPELIAGMIFLPRMDANEAIEIVGVERFSCYTGYGPSFQYAGDYTDKKDLDTFKRRKTRVIAIDAMPGPGMGQYKLDALIREVNKAFSGYVHQCKYKIDGSLMADTNNTQLEASSSRHVPRTSDSANQVVESSQRWCIDHEEKKIGVATGNWGCGVFGGDPELKVMLQWLAISQSGRPFMSYYTFGLQALQNLNQGIERITLEEMTVGDLWKKLVEYSSERLSRKTWFGFFSWLITSLST, encoded by the exons ATGTTAGAAAAACATTATCAGAAGGCAGATCATGCTCTTGATGGTATTCCGTCCGGGCTTCGTCTATTAGGCCTTCAAGAAGCTGGAATTGTGTTACTTAGCCAG GAATTGATTGCGGCTCTTCTTGCATGttcattcttttgtttgttcCCTGAAGTTGATAGACGCTTAAAGAATCTTCAAGGAATCAACTTTGATGCATTGTTTTC GTTTCCATATATGCGTCAATGCACGAAGCAAGAAAACAAGATAAAGTGCCTTATCCATTACTTTAGAAGAATATGTCGATGTATGCCTACCGGCTTTGTTTCATTTGAGAGAAAAGTTCTTCCGCTGGAATACCATTCCCACTTCGTTTCTTATCCTGAGGCTGATTCATGGGCTAATTCTGCCACCCCACTTTGCTCCATTGAG GTTCACACCTCGGGAGCTATAGAAGATCAACCAGGTGAAGCTCTTGAAGTGGATTTTGCAGATGAGTATTTTGGAGGACTTACTCTGAGTTATGATACTCTACAG GAAGAAATAAGGTTTGTGATCAACCCAGAACTTATCGCCGGCATGATCTTTTTGCCTCGTATGGATGCAAATGAAGCAATTGAAATTGTTGGGGTTGAAAGATTTTCGTGTTATACTGG GTATGGACCTTCGTTCCAATATGCTGGCGATTACACAGACAAGAAGGATTTAGACACTTTCAAGAGGCGAAAAACGAGAGTCATAGCTATAGATGCCATGCCTGGCCCAGGAATGGGACAGTACAAACTTGATGCCCTCATTAG agaggTTAACAAAGCCTTTAGCGGATACGTGCATCAATGCAAATATAAAATTGATGGATCTCTTATGGCAGACACTAACAATACTCAGCTTGAAGCATCATCTTCT AGGCACGTTCCTCGTACATCAGATTCGGCGAACCAAGTTGTAGAAAGCTCTCAGAGATGGTGTATCGAtcatgaagagaagaagattggtgTAGCTACAGGGAACTGGGGATGCGGTGTGTTTGGAGGTGATCCAGAACTAAAGGTCATGCTTCAGTGGCTTGCCATTTCACAG TCGGGAAGGCCCTTCATGTCATACTACACATTTGGCCTCCAAGCCCTGCAAAATCTCAATCAG GGGATCGAAAGGATCACTTTGGAAGAAATGACTGTAGGAGACCTATGGAAAAAGCTAGTTGAGTATTCTTCAGAAAGGCTCAGCAGAAAAACATGGTTTGGCTTCTTCTCGTGGCTCATAACCTCACTGTCTACCTAG
- the LOC104786427 gene encoding B3 domain-containing protein At2g31720-like, with protein MERADYDQLKRFQREKRAFDFLCIVTEGMVRAFRYFEEKGGTPTKRERTKATMSSWRSRKRQKMIDECENQDPKQKPNRVACSPSLCHVESKRRGQVRRRKAPVSNKKVRRRKAPVREREAVVQERGRTPEWLVNVMRENNGTDAKMIMKEKVLEESDVNKHKARLLIPWNEIVDVDFMNEEELEIVDKHHRKKTKKGLDFTLVGLKGQTWDLNLRRWDMTSTSNYVLVTGWNKVVFSPGNRLRKGQRLQIWSFRSPDKLYIALVTPEPAPALAMALAPAPDPATSSRPAPVVTRDSDELDLETRAPAVN; from the coding sequence ATGGAGAGAGCTGATTATGATCAACTCAAGCGTTTTCAGCGAGAGAAGAGAGCGTTTGATTTTCTGTGTATAGTCACGGAGGGAATGGTTAGagcttttagatattttgaggAGAAAGGAGGAACACCcaccaagagagagagaacgaagGCAACAATGAGCTCCTGGAGGTCGCGCAAACGACAGAAGATGATCGATGAGTGCGAGAATCAAGATCCTAAACAAAAGCCTAATCGTGTTGCTTGTTCTCCAAGTTTGTGCCATGTAGAGTCCAAGAGGCGTGGacaagtaagaagaagaaaggccCCAGTTTCCAACAaaaaggtaagaagaagaaaggctcCGGTTAGAGAAAGAGAGGCGGTGGTTCAAGAGAGAGGTAGGACGCCGGAATGGCTGGTTAACGTGATGAGAGAAAATAATGGTACGGACGCGAAGATGATAATGAAGGAGAAGGTTCTTGAAGAGAGTGATGTCAACAAACACAAGGCACGTCTCTTGATTCCCTGGAACGAGATAGTGGATGTGGACTTTATGAACGAGGAGGAGTTGGAAATCGTAGACAAACATCACagaaaaaagactaaaaaaggATTAGATTTTACCTTGGTGGGTTTGAAGGGTCAAACATGGGATCTTAACCTTAGGAGATGGGATATGACGTCCACTTCCAACTACGTCTTGGTTACAGGGTGGAACAAGGTCGTCTTCAGTCCGGGTAACAGGCTACGTAAAGGCCAGAGGCTTCAGATTTGGTCCTTCCGCTCCCCAGACAAGCTCTATATTGCTCTCGTTACTCCGGAACCAGCTCCAGCTCTGGCTATGGCTCTAGCTCCGGCTCCAGATCCAGCTACATCTTCACGTCCGGCTCCGGTTGTTACGAGAGACTCTGACGAACTAGATCTCGAGACTCGAGCTCCGGCTGTAAACTAA
- the LOC104786426 gene encoding poly(ADP-ribose) glycohydrolase 1-like, producing the protein MEKREDLETILAYLPLKIQDSSLSWPSPHLVEVLEAMTKGPSHSRMDSGQTLSDSISDMRQTLSLSSYLSSSALQGYALYFDERLSKEESSRWFNEVIPAMACLLLRFPSLLELHYLNSDNLINGTKTGLRVLVPKKAGIVFLSQELIGALLSCSFFCLFPVDSRGLNHLPIINFDKLFGSLINTGRNEHQENKIKCITHYFQRLSSCIPPGFVSFERKILTLEKDSSGLEAFPDEGFWRNSTVKLCPVVVHTSGLIEDQSVETLEVDFANKNLGGGALRKGCVQEEIRFMINPELIAGMLFLPTMEVNEAIEVVGAERFSHYTGYASSFRFFGDYIDTKETDVFGRRTTRIVAIDALRHPGVSQYKPESLLRETNKALCGFLHVCKNQSNALCMDHEDGVGVATGNWGCGAYGGDPELKSLLQWLAVSQARRSFMSYYTFGFEALHNLNQVTELVVSKGWTVGYLWKNLVKYSNQRLKNKKRREPKLGLFDWLISIKSS; encoded by the exons ATGGAGAAAAGAGAAGATCTTGAGACGATCTTAGCCTACTTGCCGTTAAAGATTCAAGATTCGTCTCTGTCTTGGCCATCACCGCACTTGGTGGAGGTTTTAGAAGCTATGACCAAAGGACCGAGTCACAGCCGAATGGATTCGGGACAAACTCTTTCTGATTCTATCTCTGACATGAGACAAACTCTCTCTTTGAgttcttatctttcttcttcagcaCTTCAAGGCTACGCTCTCTACTTTGACGAG AGATTGTCGAAAGAAGAATCAAGCAGATGGTTTAACGAGGTCATACCTGCAATGGCTTGTCTTCTTTTGAGATTCCCATCTCTCTTGGAATTACACTATCTAAATTCAGACAACCTCATCAATGGAACCAAAACCGGTCTTCGTGTCTTAGTCCCCAAGAAAGCTGGCATTGTGTTCCTCAGCCAG GAACTCATAGGAGCATTGCTTTCATGttctttcttctgtttgttCCCTGTCGATAGTAGAGGCTTGAATCATCTACCAATCATCAATTTCGACAAACTATTCGG AAGCCTAATCAACACAGGGAGAAATGAGCATCAAGAGAACAAGATAAAGTGCATAACTCATTACTTCCAGAGGCTATCTTCATGTATCCCTCCTGGATTCGTCTCATTCGAAAGAAAGATTCTCACTTTAGAGAAAGATTCTTCTGGTCTCGAAGCTTTTCCTGATGAAGGCTTTTGGAGAAACTCTACTGTCAAACTCTGCCCTGTTGTG GTTCATACTTCTGGTTTGATCGAGGATCAAAGCGTTGAAACTCTTGAAGTTGACTTCGCCAACAAGAACTTAGGAGGTGGCGCTCTTCGCAAGGGATGTGTCCAG GAAGAGATTAGATTCATGATCAACCCAGAATTGATCGCTGGGATGCTCTTCTTACCAACCATGGAAGTCAATGAAGCCATTGAAGTTGTTGGTGCAGAAAGATTCTCTCATTACACAGG ATATGCATCTTCGTTTCGGTTTTTTGGTGACTACATTGATACAAAGGAAACAGATGTATTCGGAAGGCGAACAACGAGAATCGTAGCTATAGATGCTCTGCGTCACCCAGGAGTCTCCCAATACAAACCTGAATCCCTCCTCAG GGAGACCAATAAGGCTCTTTGTGGTTTCCTCCACGTCTGCAAGAATCAGAGTAACGCGCTGTGCATGGATCATGAAGATGGAGTTGGTGTTGCTACAGGGAATTGGGGATGTGGTGCTTATGGTGGAGATCCTGAGCTCAAGTCTCTTCTTCAATGGCTTGCTGTATCACAG GCAAGAAGATCTTTCATGTCTTACTACACTTTTGGATTTGAAGCACTACATAATCTTAATCAG GTAACGGAATTGGTTGTATCTAAAGGATGGACAGTGGGATACCTATGGAAGAATCTGGTCAAGTATTCGAACCAGAGgttgaaaaacaagaaaagaagagaacctaaacttggtttgtttgattggCTTATTTCGATCAAATCTTCTTAA